A segment of the Colletotrichum destructivum chromosome 3, complete sequence genome:
GACTGTCGCTGGATCACACATGTCCCTTTTCCGCCCTTCTGTGCCTAGAATCCCCCGAGATGAGGCATCTAACCCTGGCGAGGTGAGCTGCAATGTATCACCACGACTACTAATCAAAGATGTTGACACTCGGCAGAAATGCGAGCAATGTGGCAAAGCTGAAGAGACTGGCCCTCTCGTCGTCTGCGAGTCCTGCGACCAAGCCTATCACTGCACATGCCTCGACCCTCCGCTGAAGCACAAGCCTGAATCGGAGTGGAACTGCCCGAGATGTCTTGTCGGTGATGGTCAGTATGGGTTTGAGGAAGGCGGCCTGTACTCCCTCAAGCAGTTCCAGCAGAAGGCTGCGGACTTCAAGCAGGGTTACTTTGAGAAGAAAATGCCGTTCGACCCAACCCTTAACTGTCATCGCCCGGTCACCGAAGAGGATGTCGAGACGGAGTTTTGGCGCCTTGTCGCTGACATCGAGGAGACGGTCGAAGTCGAATACGGTGCCGACATCCACTGCACCACCCATGGTTCGGGTTTCCCGACGGTCGAGAGACATCCTAACAACCCCTACTCGACTGATCCTTGGAATCTTAACTTGCTGCCTCTGCATCCCGATAGTCTGTTTAGACACATCAAGTCCGACATCTCTGGCATGACGGTGCCTTGGGTATATGTCGGCATGATCTTCTCGACCTTTTGCTGGCACAACGAAGACCACTACGCATACTCCGCCAACTACCAACATTTTGGCGCGACAAAGACCTGGTACGGTATTCCGGGCGAAGATGCTGAAAAGTTCGAAGCCGCAATGCGCGAGGCTGTCCCTGAGCTCTTCGAAACGCAGCCCGACCTCCTCTTTCAGCTGGTGACCCTCTTGACTCCGGAGCAGTTAAAGAAGGCTGGCGTTCGAGTTTCCGCCGTCGACCAGCGTGCAGGCCAGTTTGTCATCACCTTCCCGCAAGCTTACCACGCCGGCTTCAATCACGGCTTCAACTTCAACGAAGCCGTAAACTTTGCCCCTTGCGACTGGGAGCCTTTCGGTCTTTCGGGCGTTGAGAGGCTGCAGGTTTTCCGCAGGCAGCCCTGCTTCTCGCATGACGAGCTGCTTTGGACCGCTACTGAGGGCACGACCAACAACGGCCTCACGATCCAGACAGCCAAATGGCTCGCCCCGGCACTGGATCGAATCAAGAAACGTGAGGTCGTCGACCGGGCCGATTTTGTGGCGAAGCATCTGGAGCCACAGTGGCACGACTGTGGCCTGGCTGGCAAAGACGGCGCCTCTTGTCCTTTGACGTTTGAGATCGATGACACGGACGTTCCCGAGGAGGAGTACCAATGCTCTTACTGCAAAGCCTTCACCTACCTGTCTAGGTTCAAATGTCTAAAGTCGGGCAAGATTCTGTGCCTCGCACATGCGGGCCACCAGCCATGCTGCGACATGCCCGAGCGGCAACGGATTCACGGCGAGGGCCATGCCGTCATCTACAGGCAATCCGAAGAAGACATCGACGCAATCTATGCAAAGGTGCTCGAAAAGGCGCGCACGCCAGAGGCCTGGGAAGAGAAGTACGAGAAGCTTTTGGAAGAAGAGGCTACGCCTTCTCTTAAGACTCTTCGGAATCTCCTACACGAGGGTGAGAAAATACCCCATGACCTACCCTCGCTCCCTTTGCTTCGGGAATTCGTCGAACGCTGCAACGAGTGGGTGGAAGAGGCCACCAACTACACGATTCGGAAGCAGCAGAATAGGCGCAAGAGCGAAAAGTCCATCCTCAACCGAAAGAACTCACTGGACCAAAAGGAACGCGATGCGCGCAATGTTTCCAACGTGTACCGTCTCCTCAACGAGGCTGAGCAAATAGGATTCGACTGCCCTGAGATCACCCAGCTGAGGGAGCGAGctgaggccatcgaggcctTCCAGAAGAACGCAGCTAAAGCGCTGGAACAGATccacctcgccgagctctcCGAAATCGAAGACCTACTTGAGGAGGGCCGGACGTTCAATGTCGACATGCCCGAAGTCGATCGCCTATCGCGAGTTCTCGAGCAACTCAGGTGGAACGAAAAGGCTAGGAACAACAGAGGCACCCACATGTCGCTCAACGAAGTGCGCGAGCTCATCGAAGAGGGCAAGCACCTGGACATTCCGCCGTACAACGACCACCTGTCCTTCTACATCGACCAGATGAATCTTGGCCAGcagtgggagaagaaggcacgGGAATTGATCGTTGCCGAAATTGTTCACTACCCTCAGCTAGAGGCTTTGTCGATGCAGGTTGCCGCCAATTTCCTACCTGTCTCAGCTGACACATTGGCTGCTGTGGACCAGATCCTCTACAAGCAAAGAGAGGCTCACCGCCAGATCGTGGACTTGACCGAGAGGTCGCGCAATCCCGACATCCGGAAGAGACCAAAGTacgccgaggttgccgagATCATGCGCCGACTCGACGACTTGAACTCGAAACCCAATGGCACGTTGGACCTGGAGCGTGAGCAGAAGCGCCATGAGGACTGGATGCGAGAGGGCAAGAAGCTGTTCGGCAAAACCAACGCACCTCTCCACATTCTCAAGAGTCACATGGACTATGTCTTTGAGCGGAATCAAGACTGTTTCGACATTGTCAATGATAAGCCTCGCATGCCGGCCGAACCCGCCTCCAGAGAAGCCAGCCCAGATCAAAAGGTGCACCGGTGGGAAGACCCTCGCTTCCGGGAAGTTTTCTGCATTTGTCGCAAGGTGGAGGCTGGCATGATGATTGAGTGCGAGCTCTGCCATGAATGGTATGTTTCGCCCCGGCGGCCCGGCCTTTGGTGCAGCAGTTCGAAGCTAACGGAAATACCAGGTACCACGGAAAGTGCCTCAAGATTGCCCGGGGGAAggtcaaggacgaggacaagtACACATGCCCGATATGCGACTGGCGTGTCAAAATCCCCCGAGATGCCGCCCGACCTAAGTTGGAGGAGCTTATTACATGGTCTGAGAAGATTCCAAGCCTGCCTTTCCAAccggaggaagaggaggtcTTGACAAAGATCATCGACAACGCTCAGGACTTCCGAAACCACATTGCCGGATACTGCAACCCTGTCGTGTCTACCGAGTCCGAGGCCGACACACAACGGTTCTATCTGCGCAAGAttgagggcgccgagatccTGCTCGCCTACGAGACCAATTTCTTCCGACAAGAGTTGCACAAGTGGTGCCCCGTTGCGCCAAACGCACCCCCCGTCCTCGAGGTCTCCAAGAGCACACGCAAGCCACGACCGACCAAGCTCCAGAAGCTTTTGGCCCAATTTGGCGTGGATGACCCCGAGGACCTGCCAGAGAATATGAAGGCCAAGGCAGCCAGCCTGAAGCGGAAAGCCCAAAATGCcgaggctgcggcggctgcggctgcggctgctgcggccGCCTCTGCAACTGGTGCGACGGTACCCCCTGGCATGCCGGGCCACGGTCGTAAGTCGGAACAGTCGTCAGCAACACCCCCCAGCACGTCTCATGGCAACCGCCGGTCCATCGGCAGCAACCACGACGCTATGGACATTGACAGCGGCCCGACGCTTCATCCAGGCTTGTTCTTGTCCAACGGCGCACCTGGCCCGCAGCTTGTCGTCGGCAACTCGTCGCTGTCTCTTGAGGAGCGCTTGCTCCAGGGCCAGGAAGATGGGCTTAACCTGCACACTGAGGCTGGCAAGAGTAAGGCTCTCGAGATACTACGTCGGACCGAAGTGGGTCGGAAGCGGGCGGTGGAGATGTTCGGCCCCGACGTGTTCAAGGGCGACGTTGGCATGCTCAACGGCCGAGACGATGTGCCTCGGTCTCAAGAAGAGGAGCGAGCAGTGAACAAGATGTTTGACGATCTCACGAAccaagacgatgacgatggcaaGAGAAAGCAGGAATCTTTTGATGGACCTATCACGGCGGAAAGTCTCGAGAGCGAGCGAAATGGCATGgacgccctgctcgacggcgatTAGAACTCTCGTCCTGAGACTTACCTTGCGGCCTTGCATCCGTTCGACTTTATCACTTTCGGCTTTTGAAGGACGGGCGTCAATGGTGTTGACAGGCAATCCATTTGAGTAGGAGTTTCATTTCGAGTTTCGACATTTTGTCCGATGGCCGCAGGAAGAGAGAACTAATTTCATATGGGGGGCGCGTTGTATGATTAGGTGTCTCGAGGTTACGGCATACCACTTTGCATTAGATGGAGATGGGGGCGTTTACGAGGATGCCAGATGCGTCGCTCAGTTCCTAGGTATCATGGCCAATAATTGTGCGGCGCACTGTCCCGGAAAAGTCCTAGTCATGGGCAAACAAGATCAACTTTAGTTTAGGCATTTGTGAATACATAGGCATCGTGGCCATGCCGGTTCGTGATTGACTCCGTCCTGATTCACAGTTTGTTTCGCAGTTTATGAGGTTTCTTCTATCGAGAGTCGCCGCTTGGGACGACGTCAATAGCAACGATGGAAGCACGAGCAAGTAAAGCAAGTGCTTAGGCACAAGTTTTTGACACCTTATTTTCTGTCTTGAGGGAGTAAGGACTGCAGAATCGAACCTGGGTGCATAGAGCGATAGATAGTCTCCTAACTCCTCGCTTGCGAGGAAATTCTAGACTTCACCCAGGGCGATTAGAGATAGACGAGGGTCAGCAGCTCCTTTATAAGCCTCTCGGGGGCCTTGGTGGGAGTCGACCAACACAGTCCAAAAATATGCTGCCGGCGTCAACAGATAACATGGCTGGCGGCGAAATCAACTTTCCCAACGGCAGAGTTGCGAGGCTCATAGAGCGTCATGACCAAGTACCAGCAAAGGCCTGCTAGTATTCCCTTCGACACTAGTTTGATCAAAGCAATGGTCATAGGTGAAAAGCAAAATAACTAACAGAGCTTGTTCACTCCAAAAGGTGACaagcgccgccggcggtcgGTATGTGAAGACGAGAAAGACGGCAGTAAATCTAACCATGAGACCCGCGCCATCAGCAATACAAGACACACCCTGGGTGCGAAAACGAGATCTTCAACTACTTCGCAAAGCATCACGACATATTCAGTCAAGGCGAAAAGTATGTAGATGCCTATAAATGAAACGGCTTCTAGACGGCTGCAAACCAGAACCCGAGATCAACGAAGGATCCATTCCCAGAATTACTCTCCGGCCACCCTTAGCCCAAGGGCTTTACCAGCAGCGCCTTTCATGAGTACAGTCTTCCTCCCAAGGGAATCAGACGCACCATTAGTTATGCTGCGGCGGGCGGCCGTTGCTAtctgaagaagagaaaaagaagaagcaggagggAAGAAGCGCGGAGAGTCGCGTCGCTTTTGTGGTTGTGGGAGAATTTTCGAAAGTGGACCGTGCCCTCCAGGTCGATGCTT
Coding sequences within it:
- a CDS encoding Putative ARID DNA-binding domain, Zinc finger, PHD-type, JmjC domain, JmjN domain-containing protein, translating into MVPAPTTGGTAAANGTGSANASSRASPAVGAPNTASAKSKAAQGNSNGPRPTNSQVPLSSMRSAPLDLTSVERRGQATAVKEPVKKKTRPHGLEEAPTYYPTEEEWKDPMEYIKKVSPEAKKYGLCKIVPPSSWNPDFAIDTEVFHFRTRKQELNSVEGSTRANMSYLDALAKFHRQQGNNLHRLPYVDKKPLDLYRLKKAVEARGGFDKVCKLKKWAEIGRDLGYSGKIMSSLSTSLKNSYQRWLCPYEEYLRLAKPGVHQQLELENGGPYTPSPAVTPMKRSNVNTPSSARADSPARSASDALQASINGLKKEGDRDTPMTDAPPAPAPVTSGFRAINTGGFTAVNSGFKSVNRPTPQDDVTSTPPSKSFSPVNSAKNTPDYRPSNLGPAALKRQISCESLDLAKKDTATDKDDGDAGSSSRRSKRLKKETVPTVAGSHMSLFRPSVPRIPRDEASNPGEKCEQCGKAEETGPLVVCESCDQAYHCTCLDPPLKHKPESEWNCPRCLVGDGQYGFEEGGLYSLKQFQQKAADFKQGYFEKKMPFDPTLNCHRPVTEEDVETEFWRLVADIEETVEVEYGADIHCTTHGSGFPTVERHPNNPYSTDPWNLNLLPLHPDSLFRHIKSDISGMTVPWVYVGMIFSTFCWHNEDHYAYSANYQHFGATKTWYGIPGEDAEKFEAAMREAVPELFETQPDLLFQLVTLLTPEQLKKAGVRVSAVDQRAGQFVITFPQAYHAGFNHGFNFNEAVNFAPCDWEPFGLSGVERLQVFRRQPCFSHDELLWTATEGTTNNGLTIQTAKWLAPALDRIKKREVVDRADFVAKHLEPQWHDCGLAGKDGASCPLTFEIDDTDVPEEEYQCSYCKAFTYLSRFKCLKSGKILCLAHAGHQPCCDMPERQRIHGEGHAVIYRQSEEDIDAIYAKVLEKARTPEAWEEKYEKLLEEEATPSLKTLRNLLHEGEKIPHDLPSLPLLREFVERCNEWVEEATNYTIRKQQNRRKSEKSILNRKNSLDQKERDARNVSNVYRLLNEAEQIGFDCPEITQLRERAEAIEAFQKNAAKALEQIHLAELSEIEDLLEEGRTFNVDMPEVDRLSRVLEQLRWNEKARNNRGTHMSLNEVRELIEEGKHLDIPPYNDHLSFYIDQMNLGQQWEKKARELIVAEIVHYPQLEALSMQVAANFLPVSADTLAAVDQILYKQREAHRQIVDLTERSRNPDIRKRPKYAEVAEIMRRLDDLNSKPNGTLDLEREQKRHEDWMREGKKLFGKTNAPLHILKSHMDYVFERNQDCFDIVNDKPRMPAEPASREASPDQKVHRWEDPRFREVFCICRKVEAGMMIECELCHEWYHGKCLKIARGKVKDEDKYTCPICDWRVKIPRDAARPKLEELITWSEKIPSLPFQPEEEEVLTKIIDNAQDFRNHIAGYCNPVVSTESEADTQRFYLRKIEGAEILLAYETNFFRQELHKWCPVAPNAPPVLEVSKSTRKPRPTKLQKLLAQFGVDDPEDLPENMKAKAASLKRKAQNAEAAAAAAAAAAAASATGATVPPGMPGHGRKSEQSSATPPSTSHGNRRSIGSNHDAMDIDSGPTLHPGLFLSNGAPGPQLVVGNSSLSLEERLLQGQEDGLNLHTEAGKSKALEILRRTEVGRKRAVEMFGPDVFKGDVGMLNGRDDVPRSQEEERAVNKMFDDLTNQDDDDGKRKQESFDGPITAESLESERNGMDALLDGD